In Archocentrus centrarchus isolate MPI-CPG fArcCen1 chromosome 16, fArcCen1, whole genome shotgun sequence, a single window of DNA contains:
- the tomm40 gene encoding mitochondrial import receptor subunit TOM40 homolog isoform X2 produces MNECRLLPSQTMGSVLAAASPSPAPAAAGSGQGVPGLVSVPPGFTMPSVSSVPPASGSDQQTADAQSSLSNPGTYEECHRKCKEVFPLQMEGVRLLVNKGLSNHFQVSHTVTLSTLGDSGYRFGATYVGSKQTGPAESFPVLVGDMDNTGSLNAQVIHQLTTAVRSKIAIQTQQHKFVNWQCDVEYRGENFTSAVTFGNPDILVGSGILVAHYLQSITPALTLGGELVYHRRPGEEGTVTSLLGRYTGENYVATLTLGGAGAHATYYHKANDQLQVGVEFEASTRMQDTTTSFGYQLDLPKANLLFKGTVDSNWVVGATLEKKLVPLPLTLALGAFLNHRKNKFQCGFGVTIG; encoded by the exons ATGAATGAATG TAGGCTGCTACCATCTCAGACTATGGGCAGTGTGTTGGCTGCCGCCTCCCCCAGTCCAGCCCCAGCTGCAGCTGGAAGTGGTCAAGGGGTACCAGGCTTGGTCTCAGTCCCTCCTGGGTTCACTATGCCCTCAGTGTCTTCCGTCCCTCCAGCATCTGGATCTGACCAGCAGACGGCAGATGCGCAGTCCTCACTCTCAAACCCAGGAACATATGAGGAATGCCACCGCAAATGTAAAG aggtgtttcctctgcagatggAAGGGGTGCGGTTATTGGTCAACAAAGGCTTGAGTAACCACTTCCAGGTCAGCCATACTGTTACCCTCAGCACCCTGGGTGATTCCGGATATCGATTTGGTGCTACCTATGTAGGCAGTAAACAGACTGGGCCAGCAGAG TCATTCCCAGTGTTGGTTGGAGATATGGACAACACCGGCAGCCTGAATGCCCAGGTCATCCACCAGCTTACAACTGCTGTGCGCTCCAAAATAGCCATACAG ACTCAGCAGCATAAGTTCGTGAACTGGCAGTGTGACGTGGAGTATCGAGGAGAAAACTTCACATCTGCTGTGACGTTCGGAAATCCAGATATACTTGTTGGATCTG GGATTTTGGTGGCCCACTATCTTCAGTCTATTACACCAGCGCTGACTCTCGGTGGAGAGCTGGTGTATCACAGGAGACCAGGGGAGGAAGGAACGGTTACTTCTCTCTTGGGCAGGTACACAG GTGAAAATTATGTTGCTACGTTGACTTTGGGAGGAGCAGGAGCTCATGCTACATACTATCACAAAGCCAATGATCAG TTGCAGGTAGGAGTTGAATTTGAAGCCAGCACAAGGATGCAAGACACCACAACATCCTTTGGTTACCAGTTGGACCTTCCCAAAGCAAACTTGCTCTTTAAAG GAACAGTTGACAGTAATTGGGTGGTTGGTGCAACCCTTGAGAAAAAGTTGGTGCCGCTGCCTCTCACACTGGCCCTTGGGGCTTTCCTCAATCACCGTAAGAACAAGTTCCAGTGTGGCTTTGGTGTCACTATTGGCTAG
- the tomm40 gene encoding mitochondrial import receptor subunit TOM40 homolog isoform X3, whose translation MNEWLLPSQTMGSVLAAASPSPAPAAAGSGQGVPGLVSVPPGFTMPSVSSVPPASGSDQQTADAQSSLSNPGTYEECHRKCKEVFPLQMEGVRLLVNKGLSNHFQVSHTVTLSTLGDSGYRFGATYVGSKQTGPAESFPVLVGDMDNTGSLNAQVIHQLTTAVRSKIAIQTQQHKFVNWQCDVEYRGENFTSAVTFGNPDILVGSGILVAHYLQSITPALTLGGELVYHRRPGEEGTVTSLLGRYTGENYVATLTLGGAGAHATYYHKANDQLQVGVEFEASTRMQDTTTSFGYQLDLPKANLLFKGTVDSNWVVGATLEKKLVPLPLTLALGAFLNHRKNKFQCGFGVTIG comes from the exons ATGAATGAATG GCTGCTACCATCTCAGACTATGGGCAGTGTGTTGGCTGCCGCCTCCCCCAGTCCAGCCCCAGCTGCAGCTGGAAGTGGTCAAGGGGTACCAGGCTTGGTCTCAGTCCCTCCTGGGTTCACTATGCCCTCAGTGTCTTCCGTCCCTCCAGCATCTGGATCTGACCAGCAGACGGCAGATGCGCAGTCCTCACTCTCAAACCCAGGAACATATGAGGAATGCCACCGCAAATGTAAAG aggtgtttcctctgcagatggAAGGGGTGCGGTTATTGGTCAACAAAGGCTTGAGTAACCACTTCCAGGTCAGCCATACTGTTACCCTCAGCACCCTGGGTGATTCCGGATATCGATTTGGTGCTACCTATGTAGGCAGTAAACAGACTGGGCCAGCAGAG TCATTCCCAGTGTTGGTTGGAGATATGGACAACACCGGCAGCCTGAATGCCCAGGTCATCCACCAGCTTACAACTGCTGTGCGCTCCAAAATAGCCATACAG ACTCAGCAGCATAAGTTCGTGAACTGGCAGTGTGACGTGGAGTATCGAGGAGAAAACTTCACATCTGCTGTGACGTTCGGAAATCCAGATATACTTGTTGGATCTG GGATTTTGGTGGCCCACTATCTTCAGTCTATTACACCAGCGCTGACTCTCGGTGGAGAGCTGGTGTATCACAGGAGACCAGGGGAGGAAGGAACGGTTACTTCTCTCTTGGGCAGGTACACAG GTGAAAATTATGTTGCTACGTTGACTTTGGGAGGAGCAGGAGCTCATGCTACATACTATCACAAAGCCAATGATCAG TTGCAGGTAGGAGTTGAATTTGAAGCCAGCACAAGGATGCAAGACACCACAACATCCTTTGGTTACCAGTTGGACCTTCCCAAAGCAAACTTGCTCTTTAAAG GAACAGTTGACAGTAATTGGGTGGTTGGTGCAACCCTTGAGAAAAAGTTGGTGCCGCTGCCTCTCACACTGGCCCTTGGGGCTTTCCTCAATCACCGTAAGAACAAGTTCCAGTGTGGCTTTGGTGTCACTATTGGCTAG
- the tomm40 gene encoding mitochondrial import receptor subunit TOM40 homolog isoform X1 gives MGGALTTVTDVNFTGVELPLDPNGHRKLLPSQTMGSVLAAASPSPAPAAAGSGQGVPGLVSVPPGFTMPSVSSVPPASGSDQQTADAQSSLSNPGTYEECHRKCKEVFPLQMEGVRLLVNKGLSNHFQVSHTVTLSTLGDSGYRFGATYVGSKQTGPAESFPVLVGDMDNTGSLNAQVIHQLTTAVRSKIAIQTQQHKFVNWQCDVEYRGENFTSAVTFGNPDILVGSGILVAHYLQSITPALTLGGELVYHRRPGEEGTVTSLLGRYTGENYVATLTLGGAGAHATYYHKANDQLQVGVEFEASTRMQDTTTSFGYQLDLPKANLLFKGTVDSNWVVGATLEKKLVPLPLTLALGAFLNHRKNKFQCGFGVTIG, from the exons ATGGGTGGAGCTTTAACTACGGTCACTGACGTGAACTTTACCGGTGTTGAACTACCCCTGGACCCAAACGGTCACCGTAA GCTGCTACCATCTCAGACTATGGGCAGTGTGTTGGCTGCCGCCTCCCCCAGTCCAGCCCCAGCTGCAGCTGGAAGTGGTCAAGGGGTACCAGGCTTGGTCTCAGTCCCTCCTGGGTTCACTATGCCCTCAGTGTCTTCCGTCCCTCCAGCATCTGGATCTGACCAGCAGACGGCAGATGCGCAGTCCTCACTCTCAAACCCAGGAACATATGAGGAATGCCACCGCAAATGTAAAG aggtgtttcctctgcagatggAAGGGGTGCGGTTATTGGTCAACAAAGGCTTGAGTAACCACTTCCAGGTCAGCCATACTGTTACCCTCAGCACCCTGGGTGATTCCGGATATCGATTTGGTGCTACCTATGTAGGCAGTAAACAGACTGGGCCAGCAGAG TCATTCCCAGTGTTGGTTGGAGATATGGACAACACCGGCAGCCTGAATGCCCAGGTCATCCACCAGCTTACAACTGCTGTGCGCTCCAAAATAGCCATACAG ACTCAGCAGCATAAGTTCGTGAACTGGCAGTGTGACGTGGAGTATCGAGGAGAAAACTTCACATCTGCTGTGACGTTCGGAAATCCAGATATACTTGTTGGATCTG GGATTTTGGTGGCCCACTATCTTCAGTCTATTACACCAGCGCTGACTCTCGGTGGAGAGCTGGTGTATCACAGGAGACCAGGGGAGGAAGGAACGGTTACTTCTCTCTTGGGCAGGTACACAG GTGAAAATTATGTTGCTACGTTGACTTTGGGAGGAGCAGGAGCTCATGCTACATACTATCACAAAGCCAATGATCAG TTGCAGGTAGGAGTTGAATTTGAAGCCAGCACAAGGATGCAAGACACCACAACATCCTTTGGTTACCAGTTGGACCTTCCCAAAGCAAACTTGCTCTTTAAAG GAACAGTTGACAGTAATTGGGTGGTTGGTGCAACCCTTGAGAAAAAGTTGGTGCCGCTGCCTCTCACACTGGCCCTTGGGGCTTTCCTCAATCACCGTAAGAACAAGTTCCAGTGTGGCTTTGGTGTCACTATTGGCTAG
- the tomm40 gene encoding mitochondrial import receptor subunit TOM40 homolog isoform X4 — protein sequence MGSVLAAASPSPAPAAAGSGQGVPGLVSVPPGFTMPSVSSVPPASGSDQQTADAQSSLSNPGTYEECHRKCKEVFPLQMEGVRLLVNKGLSNHFQVSHTVTLSTLGDSGYRFGATYVGSKQTGPAESFPVLVGDMDNTGSLNAQVIHQLTTAVRSKIAIQTQQHKFVNWQCDVEYRGENFTSAVTFGNPDILVGSGILVAHYLQSITPALTLGGELVYHRRPGEEGTVTSLLGRYTGENYVATLTLGGAGAHATYYHKANDQLQVGVEFEASTRMQDTTTSFGYQLDLPKANLLFKGTVDSNWVVGATLEKKLVPLPLTLALGAFLNHRKNKFQCGFGVTIG from the exons ATGGGCAGTGTGTTGGCTGCCGCCTCCCCCAGTCCAGCCCCAGCTGCAGCTGGAAGTGGTCAAGGGGTACCAGGCTTGGTCTCAGTCCCTCCTGGGTTCACTATGCCCTCAGTGTCTTCCGTCCCTCCAGCATCTGGATCTGACCAGCAGACGGCAGATGCGCAGTCCTCACTCTCAAACCCAGGAACATATGAGGAATGCCACCGCAAATGTAAAG aggtgtttcctctgcagatggAAGGGGTGCGGTTATTGGTCAACAAAGGCTTGAGTAACCACTTCCAGGTCAGCCATACTGTTACCCTCAGCACCCTGGGTGATTCCGGATATCGATTTGGTGCTACCTATGTAGGCAGTAAACAGACTGGGCCAGCAGAG TCATTCCCAGTGTTGGTTGGAGATATGGACAACACCGGCAGCCTGAATGCCCAGGTCATCCACCAGCTTACAACTGCTGTGCGCTCCAAAATAGCCATACAG ACTCAGCAGCATAAGTTCGTGAACTGGCAGTGTGACGTGGAGTATCGAGGAGAAAACTTCACATCTGCTGTGACGTTCGGAAATCCAGATATACTTGTTGGATCTG GGATTTTGGTGGCCCACTATCTTCAGTCTATTACACCAGCGCTGACTCTCGGTGGAGAGCTGGTGTATCACAGGAGACCAGGGGAGGAAGGAACGGTTACTTCTCTCTTGGGCAGGTACACAG GTGAAAATTATGTTGCTACGTTGACTTTGGGAGGAGCAGGAGCTCATGCTACATACTATCACAAAGCCAATGATCAG TTGCAGGTAGGAGTTGAATTTGAAGCCAGCACAAGGATGCAAGACACCACAACATCCTTTGGTTACCAGTTGGACCTTCCCAAAGCAAACTTGCTCTTTAAAG GAACAGTTGACAGTAATTGGGTGGTTGGTGCAACCCTTGAGAAAAAGTTGGTGCCGCTGCCTCTCACACTGGCCCTTGGGGCTTTCCTCAATCACCGTAAGAACAAGTTCCAGTGTGGCTTTGGTGTCACTATTGGCTAG
- the LOC115794333 gene encoding apolipoprotein A-IV-like, whose translation MKVFMVLAVAVLSGCHANLFYADAPKPQLEVLTDVFWDYIAKATQTADDTLQMIRKSPIGQEVNARLKESADIASKYAVTLQEQFRPAAQDLITKVTTEADVLRERVTQELNTIKEKLQPYTENMKAQVQQRVEQLKQEVATYADSLDSEALRTTLMQKSEELKTSLEQSVKDLQSQLGPYTDDLKQKVDQHLQDFQKRVAPITEQVHVALSQRAHLVKQMVAPYAEDLKEKLDPYAQDLQAQLMSFYQSFVNTN comes from the exons ATGAAGGTTTTTATGGTACTAGCTGTTGCAGTGCTCTCTG GCTGCCATGCCAACCTCTTCTATGCTGATGCGCCCAAGCCACAGCTGgaagtgctgactgatgttttctGGGATTACATTGCTAAGGCCACACAGACGGCTGATGATACACTCCAGATGATAAGGAAATCTCCAATTGGACAAGAAGTCAA TGCCCGTCTGAAAGAAAGCGCTGACATAGCCAGCAAGTATGCAGTCACTCTCCAGGAACAGTTTCGGCCTGCAGCCCAGGACCTGATCACCAAAGTCACCACAGAGGCTGATGTGTTGAGAGAGCGTGTCACGCAGGAGCTAAACACAATCAAGGAGAAGCTCCAGCCCTACACTGAGAACATgaaggcccaggtccagcagagAGTGGAGCAGCTCAAACAGGAGGTGGCCACCTATGCAGACTCCCTGGATTCTGAGGCCCTGAGGACCACCCTGATGCAGAAGAGCGAGGAGCTAAAAACCAGCCTGGAGCAGAGTGTAAAGGATCTGCAGTCCCAGCTGGGTCCGTACACAGATGACCTGAAGCAGAAGGTGGACCAGCATCTGCAGGACTTCCAAAAACGTGTTGCCCCCATCACCGAGCAAGTCCACGTGGCACTGAGTCAAAGAGCCCATCTAGTGAAACAAATGGTGGCTCCCTATGCAGAAGACCTTAAAGAAAAACTGGACCCTTATGCCCAAGACCTCCAGGCTCAGCTCATGTCCTTCTACCAGTCTTTTGTCAACACAAATTAA
- the LOC115794332 gene encoding apolipoprotein A-I-like, which translates to MKVLAVLVLAVFTGCNANLFYADAPKPQLEVVTDAFWDYVGKATQTAEETIKMIRTSQFGQDVSARLTESVDMANKYAVTLQEQLPPTAQDLITKVTTEADVLRDRVIQELGTVRERLEPYTENIQTQVQQRVEQLKQEVATYADSLDTEALRTTLMQKSEELKTSLEESVKNLQSQLGPYTDDLKQKVDQHLQDFKEKVTPLTERVQSHIAQRAQQVKDMATPYVDELRERLDPYAQDLQARLISLYQSFVKAN; encoded by the exons ATGAAGGTCCTTGCTGTGCTCGTCCTAGCTGTTTTCACTG GCTGCAATGCCAACCTTTTTTATGCTGATGCACCCAAGCCACAGCTGGAAGTGGTGACTGATGCCTTCTGGGATTATGTTGGCAAAGCCACCCAGACAGCTGAAGAAACCATAAAGATGATCAGAACGTCTCAGTTTGGACAGGATGTCAG TGCCCGTCTGACAGAAAGTGTTGACATGGCTAACAAATATGCAGTCACCCTTCAAGAGCAGCTTCCACCTACAGCCCAGGACCTGATCACCAAAGTCACCACAGAGGCTGATGTGTTGAGAGATCGTGTGATCCAAGAGCTGGGCACAGTCAGGGAGAGGCTTGAGCCCTACACTGAGAACAttcagacccaggtccagcagaGAGTGGAGCAGCTCAAACAGGAGGTGGCCACCTATGCAGACTCCCTGGACACTGAGGCCCTGAGGACCACCCTGATGCAGAAGAGCGAGGAGCTAAAAACCAGCCTGGAGGAGAGTGTAAAGAATCTGCAGTCTCAGCTGGGTCCCTACACTGATGACCTGAAGCAGAAGGTGGACCAGCATCTGCAGGACTTCAAGGAGAAAGTGACCCCCTTGACTGAGCGGGTGCAGAGTCACATTGCACAGAGAGCCCAGCAGGTGAAAGACATGGCCACCCCCTACGTTGATGAGCTGAGGGAAAGGCTGGACCCCTACGCTCAGGACCTCCAGGCTCGTCTCATTTCCCTTTATCAGTCTTTTGTTAAAGCAAACTAA
- the apoeb gene encoding apolipoprotein Eb, which produces MKAVALILALAVITGCNARAIRQAEATKNPWEETVDRFWQYIAELGQNADGVVQNLKDSQLSRELDTLITATMAELETYKDNIQTKLVPYTETSTAQLSQDIQLLINRLQKDMLDAKERGTEYHRELQAMVDHNTGDIHGRLNTFIHKLQKRLNKDTEEIRNTVTTYMSEIQSRAAQNLDTVKEHVEPYVQQASDNTNKKLSDISAVLKSQAEGLGQQLETQAEGIKTQLEATAQELRTSLEGKIEELTELLSPYATKIREQFEEIADRVKESTTA; this is translated from the exons ATGAAGGCTGTAGCACTCATCCTTGCTCTGGCAGTCATCACTG GCTGCAATGCCCGTGCTATTCGCCAAGCTGAAGCAACCAAAAACCCCTGGGAGGAAACTGTGGACCGCTTCTGGCAGTACATCGCAGAGCTGGGCCAAAATGCTGATGGAGTTGTGCAGAACCTCAAGGACTCTCAGCTCAGCAGGGAGTTAGA CACTCTGATCACCGCCACCATGGCAGAGCTGGAAACATACAAAGATAACATCCAGACCAAGCTGGTCCCCTACACTGAGACCTCCACTGCCCAGCTGTCTCAAGACATTCAGCTTCTGATCAACAGACTGCAGAAGGACATGCTGGATGCCAAAGAGCGTGGTACTGAGTATCACCGTGAGCTCCAGGCAATGGTGGACCATAACACTGGTGATATCCACGGCCGCCTCAATACCTTCATCCATAAGCTGCAGAAGCGCCTGAATAAGGACACTGAGGAGATTCGCAA CACTGTGACCACCTACATGAGTGAGATCCAGTCCCGTGCTGCTCAGAACCTGGATACAGTGAAGGAGCATGTTGAGCCCTATGTCCAGCAGGCCAGTGACAATACCAATAAGAAGCTGAGTGACATCTCTGCTGTCCTGAAGAGTCAGGCAGAGGGCTTGGGTCAGCAGCTGGAGACCCAGGCTGAGGGCATCAAGACTCAGCTGGAGGCCACTGCCCAGGAACTGCGCACCTCCCTTGAGGGGAAGATTGAAGAGCTGACAGAATTGCTCTCCCCCTACGCCACCAAGATCCGTGAGCAGTTTGAGGAGATTGCAGACAGGGTGAAGGAGTCTACCACTGCATAA